The Shewanella sp. NFH-SH190041 genome has a window encoding:
- a CDS encoding META domain-containing protein has protein sequence MIKKTLLVGTMLAALAGCQSAQQSPSAPLQLVGNWKIESVMGQPTVDYSPAELNFAADGKLSGNNSCNNFFGQYSLQGDKLTLNPGGTTMKACVDALMAQEQMVNQAMPMVQTAQMNQGILELKGENGKVLLTLTKL, from the coding sequence ATGATTAAAAAAACCTTACTGGTCGGCACTATGCTGGCTGCGCTGGCCGGTTGTCAAAGTGCTCAACAATCTCCCTCTGCGCCACTGCAATTGGTTGGTAACTGGAAAATTGAGTCCGTAATGGGACAACCAACCGTTGATTACAGTCCTGCTGAACTGAACTTTGCCGCCGATGGTAAATTATCAGGCAACAATAGCTGTAATAACTTCTTCGGCCAATACAGTTTACAAGGTGACAAACTTACCCTAAATCCAGGTGGCACAACAATGAAAGCCTGCGTTGACGCTCTGATGGCTCAAGAGCAAATGGTCAACCAGGCAATGCCTATGGTGCAAACAGCGCAAATGAATCAAGGTATTCTGGAGCTGAAAGGGGAAAATGGTAAAGTGCTGCTGACGCTGACCAAACTTTAA
- a CDS encoding EAL domain-containing protein translates to MVVFILVSRAYDIIFLSQTIIMRAYVQLSGNRFFLAARESFVALLPFILISSSVALLQVLLQQCFPALQGSTFAQELDSFSLTLSMLFPLLAMVSLSIHFGKYLSLSGLTVVTLSLMVLLAIHAHIHPDSSFADYAREVINDPKAILLPVAAAYILHWLQAAKWLKLPGNHGLNAYLAEHLDLLLPTVVGFILLMAVTILCAWVADAGEALFRLFLSHLGAAGQLLCMGLLRGLLWSVGIHGDSVYMLFPKVIEQMPQVATGLNNRNLVDLFAGIGGSGATLSLLLAIFWRGRGHGLRVARVSLPFSIFNINEPLLYGLPVAFNPRLLLPFLLLPCLNMLLVYAALSFGWLQFNGQAFPWVTPPLLNAWISSQSIGVVAFQAGLILLGVLVYAPFIRYANWQDDWGQGADYLATRLGLKADMARQSEAGYFAAQSVSLQQADDSSKIIERVLAGELQVHYQPKLALDNGHVVGFEALLRLKEPDGRMSGPFFIDTFQQAGYAFILDRFVIETVAGALQQWQKQQFYPTVSINLDPHSLLGEQVLPWLESQLGAMAKQVEIEILETAFIGDVAKVNANIDRLRALGFRFLLDDFGTGYSSLGLLTKIHLDGVKLDRSILTRISEDKGGLLYRQICSLCLSQGLALVAEGVETETEEQFVRGAGVDVVQGWRYAKAMPAEDARTYMLNRNG, encoded by the coding sequence TTGGTTGTTTTTATTTTGGTTTCTCGGGCGTATGATATTATTTTTCTCTCCCAGACCATCATCATGCGAGCTTATGTGCAACTCAGTGGCAACCGCTTTTTTCTGGCTGCCAGAGAATCGTTTGTCGCCCTGCTGCCGTTTATTTTAATTAGCTCCAGTGTTGCACTGCTGCAGGTTTTATTGCAGCAGTGTTTCCCGGCATTGCAGGGGAGTACTTTTGCCCAGGAATTGGACAGTTTTAGTCTGACATTGTCCATGTTGTTTCCTCTGCTAGCGATGGTGTCCTTGTCCATCCATTTTGGTAAATATCTGAGTCTTTCCGGGCTGACTGTTGTGACACTGTCGCTGATGGTGTTATTGGCTATCCATGCCCATATTCATCCTGACAGTAGTTTTGCCGATTATGCCCGGGAAGTGATTAACGATCCTAAAGCGATACTGTTACCCGTTGCGGCTGCTTATATATTGCATTGGCTTCAGGCGGCTAAGTGGCTAAAGTTGCCGGGAAACCATGGTCTGAATGCCTATCTGGCTGAGCATTTGGATTTGTTGCTGCCAACGGTTGTGGGCTTTATCTTATTAATGGCTGTCACCATTCTATGTGCTTGGGTGGCGGATGCCGGAGAAGCGTTATTTCGCTTGTTTTTGTCTCACCTTGGTGCGGCCGGTCAGTTGCTCTGTATGGGTTTGCTACGAGGGCTGCTGTGGAGTGTCGGGATCCATGGCGACAGTGTGTATATGCTATTTCCTAAAGTGATAGAACAGATGCCTCAGGTTGCAACCGGGCTGAATAACCGCAATCTAGTCGATCTGTTTGCCGGTATCGGTGGCAGTGGTGCAACCCTGTCACTGCTGCTGGCGATTTTCTGGCGGGGACGGGGACATGGGCTTCGAGTTGCCCGGGTATCACTGCCATTTTCAATTTTTAATATCAATGAGCCATTATTATATGGCTTACCTGTGGCCTTTAACCCCAGATTATTGTTGCCGTTTCTGTTGTTACCTTGTCTGAATATGCTGTTGGTGTATGCCGCGTTGTCATTTGGCTGGTTGCAGTTTAATGGGCAGGCTTTTCCTTGGGTGACGCCCCCCTTACTGAATGCCTGGATCAGTAGCCAAAGCATCGGGGTTGTTGCATTCCAAGCCGGTCTAATTTTATTAGGCGTGTTGGTGTATGCGCCATTTATCCGTTATGCCAATTGGCAGGATGACTGGGGACAAGGTGCCGATTATTTGGCCACCAGGCTGGGTTTAAAAGCGGATATGGCTCGTCAGTCAGAAGCGGGCTATTTTGCCGCGCAGTCGGTGTCATTACAGCAGGCTGATGACAGCAGTAAAATTATCGAGCGGGTATTGGCGGGTGAATTGCAGGTACATTATCAGCCAAAACTGGCACTGGATAATGGTCATGTGGTGGGATTTGAAGCGTTATTGCGGCTAAAAGAACCCGATGGCCGTATGAGTGGGCCATTTTTTATCGATACGTTTCAACAAGCCGGTTATGCCTTTATTTTGGATCGGTTTGTGATTGAAACTGTTGCTGGGGCGCTACAACAGTGGCAAAAGCAGCAGTTTTATCCCACGGTATCCATCAACCTAGATCCTCACAGTTTACTGGGAGAACAAGTATTACCCTGGTTGGAAAGCCAACTGGGGGCAATGGCGAAACAGGTGGAAATTGAGATTTTGGAAACTGCCTTTATTGGTGATGTGGCCAAAGTTAACGCCAATATTGACCGGTTGCGTGCGCTTGGTTTTCGTTTTTTACTGGATGATTTCGGCACCGGTTATTCCAGTTTAGGGTTACTGACCAAAATTCATCTTGATGGGGTTAAATTAGATCGCAGCATTTTAACCCGCATCAGTGAGGATAAAGGTGGGTTACTGTATCGGCAAATATGTAGTTTGTGTCTTAGCCAAGGTTTGGCTTTGGTGGCCGAAGGGGTGGAAACAGAAACTGAGGAGCAGTTTGTCCGGGGTGCTGGCGTTGATGTGGTGCAGGGGTGGCGTTATGCCAAGGCCATGCCTGCAGAAGATGCACGAACTTATATGTTAAACAGGAATGGCTAA
- a CDS encoding GNAT family N-acetyltransferase, with amino-acid sequence MIEISAAQTHDIAALVALEKTYLNDELSSGSEMLEGAALSRQDFEQLIRQGLIAVARDTRCTTPLAIIGYAVTGPWQFFQQWPLYRRALQHSHQAGIRSDNSCQYGPVWVNEQYRRQGICRALQQWLASQLRGRYQSMLTLIAEANEGSFIAHTRHGDMQVIDFMDYEDRGYYLLQYRM; translated from the coding sequence GTGATAGAAATTTCAGCTGCGCAAACGCATGATATTGCGGCGCTTGTTGCCCTTGAGAAAACTTACCTTAATGATGAATTGTCGTCTGGCAGCGAAATGTTAGAAGGGGCGGCGTTGTCTCGCCAAGATTTCGAGCAATTGATACGTCAGGGACTGATTGCGGTAGCGCGTGATACCAGGTGTACAACCCCTTTGGCAATTATTGGTTATGCCGTCACTGGGCCATGGCAATTTTTCCAGCAGTGGCCACTTTATCGCAGAGCACTACAGCATAGCCATCAAGCTGGGATCCGTAGCGATAATAGTTGTCAATATGGTCCTGTGTGGGTCAATGAACAGTATCGGCGGCAGGGAATATGTCGAGCATTGCAGCAGTGGTTGGCTAGCCAGTTACGGGGCCGGTATCAGAGTATGCTGACGTTGATCGCTGAGGCGAATGAAGGGTCTTTTATTGCTCATACCCGCCACGGTGATATGCAAGTGATTGATTTTATGGATTATGAAGATAGGGGTTATTATTTGCTGCAGTATCGAATGTAA
- the metK gene encoding methionine adenosyltransferase has protein sequence MAKHLFTSESVSEGHPDKIADQISDAVLDAILAQDPKARVACETYVKTGMVMVGGEVTTTAWVDIEELTRKTIREIGYIHSDMGFDANSCAVLSAIGKQSPDINQGVDRADPKEQGAGDQGLMFGYASNETDVLMPAPITYAHALVKRQSEVRKEGILPWLRPDAKSQVTFAYEDGKVTGIDAVVLSTQHSEEISQKDLVEGVMETIIKPVLPSQWLNKETKFFINPTGRFVIGGPMGDCGLTGRKIIVDTYGGMARHGGGAFSGKDPSKVDRSAAYAARYVAKNIVAAGLAERCEIQVSYAIGVAEPTSISVETFGTAKVAEALLVDLVRRHFDLRPYGLREMLDLARPIYQATAAYGHFGRDEFPWERTDKAEALRADAGL, from the coding sequence ATGGCAAAGCACTTGTTTACCTCTGAGTCTGTCTCAGAAGGACATCCAGATAAAATCGCTGACCAAATTTCTGATGCAGTATTGGACGCGATTCTGGCTCAAGACCCTAAGGCCCGCGTAGCCTGTGAAACCTATGTAAAGACCGGTATGGTGATGGTTGGTGGCGAAGTAACCACCACTGCATGGGTTGATATTGAAGAACTGACCCGTAAAACCATTCGCGAAATTGGTTATATCCATTCCGATATGGGCTTTGATGCCAACTCATGCGCCGTACTGAGCGCTATTGGCAAGCAATCTCCAGACATCAACCAAGGTGTTGACCGTGCTGACCCTAAAGAACAGGGTGCCGGTGACCAAGGTCTGATGTTCGGTTACGCCAGCAACGAAACTGACGTGCTGATGCCAGCACCTATCACCTATGCTCACGCACTGGTGAAGCGTCAATCTGAAGTACGTAAAGAAGGCATCCTGCCTTGGCTGCGTCCAGATGCAAAATCCCAGGTAACTTTCGCCTATGAAGATGGCAAAGTCACTGGCATTGATGCTGTGGTACTGTCTACTCAGCACAGTGAAGAAATCAGCCAAAAAGATCTGGTTGAAGGCGTGATGGAAACCATCATCAAACCTGTTCTGCCTTCTCAGTGGCTGAATAAAGAAACTAAATTCTTTATCAACCCAACTGGCCGTTTCGTTATCGGCGGTCCTATGGGTGACTGTGGTCTGACTGGCCGTAAGATCATCGTAGATACTTACGGTGGTATGGCACGTCACGGTGGTGGTGCTTTCTCTGGTAAAGACCCATCAAAAGTTGACCGTAGTGCGGCTTACGCTGCCCGTTATGTAGCGAAGAACATCGTTGCTGCTGGTCTGGCTGAGCGTTGTGAAATCCAAGTGTCTTACGCTATTGGTGTGGCTGAGCCAACCTCTATCAGTGTTGAAACCTTCGGCACTGCTAAAGTTGCTGAAGCTCTGCTGGTTGATCTGGTTCGTCGTCACTTCGACCTGCGTCCATACGGCCTGCGTGAAATGCTGGATCTGGCTCGCCCAATCTATCAGGCTACCGCCGCTTACGGTCACTTCGGTCGTGATGAGTTCCCATGGGAACGCACTGACAAAGCTGAAGCACTGCGCGCTGACGCCGGTCTGTAA
- a CDS encoding dicarboxylate/amino acid:cation symporter produces MLAPLGRLWKLWMSIPLWLQILVGMVLGIGAGLALGDQATYLKPIGTLFVNTIKMLIVPLVFCSLIVGVTSMQDTARMGRIGFKSFGFYLGTTSIAISVGLLVGYIMKPGAGVHITAEHAVAKVQQAPSVMDTLINIVPTNPVAALANGQILQVIVFAVALGIALVLIGDHGKPAVRLFESLAEAMYKLTDMVMKGAPYGVFGLMAWVAGEYGIEMLMPLIKVIIAVYIGCILHVVGFYSLILKVFAGLCPLQFFKGISNAMAVAFTTSSSAGSLPASMKCASEYLGVNKKISSFVLPLGTTINMDGTALYQGVTALFVAQAFGIDLTWVDYLTIILTATLASIGTAGVPGAGLVMLTLVLTTVGLPLEGVALIAGIDRILDMARTVVNVSGDLVATTVIAKSENELDEEHYNADMEQSVLIAEQNEAAENSAAG; encoded by the coding sequence ATGTTGGCACCACTTGGCCGACTCTGGAAACTTTGGATGTCAATTCCGCTTTGGCTGCAGATTCTTGTCGGTATGGTACTGGGGATAGGTGCCGGACTGGCATTGGGCGATCAGGCTACTTATTTAAAACCTATTGGCACTTTGTTCGTTAATACCATCAAAATGTTGATTGTGCCGCTGGTCTTCTGCTCTTTGATTGTTGGGGTAACCTCAATGCAGGATACCGCCAGAATGGGGCGTATCGGCTTTAAATCATTTGGCTTCTATCTGGGCACGACCTCCATTGCGATTTCAGTGGGGTTGCTGGTTGGCTACATTATGAAGCCAGGTGCCGGGGTGCACATTACGGCTGAACACGCCGTTGCCAAGGTGCAACAAGCGCCATCGGTAATGGATACATTAATCAATATTGTCCCTACAAACCCTGTGGCCGCATTGGCGAATGGCCAAATCCTGCAAGTAATTGTATTTGCAGTGGCGCTGGGCATTGCTTTGGTGTTGATTGGCGACCATGGTAAGCCTGCGGTACGACTGTTTGAGAGTTTGGCTGAGGCCATGTACAAGCTGACGGATATGGTGATGAAAGGTGCACCATATGGGGTTTTTGGTCTGATGGCTTGGGTGGCTGGTGAATATGGCATTGAAATGTTGATGCCGTTAATTAAAGTGATCATTGCTGTCTATATCGGTTGTATCCTGCATGTGGTGGGTTTTTACAGCTTGATTCTGAAGGTGTTTGCTGGACTGTGTCCGCTGCAGTTTTTTAAGGGGATCAGCAATGCAATGGCTGTGGCATTTACCACCTCAAGCTCAGCAGGTTCTTTGCCTGCCAGTATGAAGTGTGCCAGTGAGTATCTGGGCGTTAACAAGAAGATTTCCAGTTTCGTACTGCCCTTAGGCACCACGATTAATATGGATGGTACGGCCTTATACCAAGGGGTGACTGCCTTATTTGTGGCTCAGGCATTTGGGATTGATTTAACTTGGGTAGATTACCTGACCATTATTTTAACCGCGACTTTGGCTTCTATTGGTACAGCTGGTGTGCCGGGGGCGGGTTTGGTCATGTTGACTCTGGTGCTGACGACGGTCGGATTGCCATTGGAAGGGGTCGCCTTGATTGCTGGTATTGACCGTATCTTGGATATGGCTCGCACCGTGGTGAATGTGTCTGGTGATTTAGTGGCAACAACCGTGATTGCTAAATCAGAAAATGAACTGGATGAAGAGCACTACAATGCAGATATGGAGCAGAGTGTATTGATTGCTGAGCAGAATGAAGCGGCAGAAAACAGCGCTGCTGGGTAA
- a CDS encoding aromatic amino acid transport family protein produces the protein MQNKAINLQDSKAAKNAKLPWTSQDTTWMLSLFGTAVGAGILFLPINAGMGGFWPLVVMALIIGPMTYLAHRGLSRFVCTSRIEGSDITQVVEEHFGKGAGKAITVLYFCAIYPIVLIYGVSITNVVDSFIVNQLHFAQVPRWLLSGILIIGMMSVMVAGKNLMLKVTQLLVYPLVIILAFLALYMVPHWKIDALLTLPSGGEFIGTIWLTIPVLIFAFNHSPAISQFAVSLKREHGENASRKADVILRNTSMMLVGFVMLFVFSCVLSLSPAQLAEAKAQNLPILSYLANVYDSAFITYFAPFIAFIAIVSSFFGHYMGASEGMRGIITKQMESAGKEIDDKKLNKGILAFMFITIWGVAIIDPSVLTMIEALGGPIIAAILYLMPMYAVYKVDALKAYRGRISNIFVIIAGLASMTAILYGML, from the coding sequence ATGCAAAATAAAGCTATCAATTTACAGGACAGCAAAGCGGCAAAGAACGCTAAATTGCCCTGGACTTCCCAGGATACTACCTGGATGTTAAGTCTATTCGGTACCGCTGTGGGTGCCGGTATTTTGTTTTTGCCAATTAACGCCGGTATGGGTGGCTTCTGGCCGCTGGTGGTCATGGCACTGATCATTGGCCCGATGACTTATCTGGCTCACCGGGGGCTGTCCCGTTTCGTTTGTACTTCCCGTATTGAAGGCAGCGACATTACTCAGGTGGTGGAAGAGCACTTTGGTAAAGGTGCTGGTAAAGCCATCACAGTGTTATATTTCTGTGCTATTTACCCAATCGTACTGATTTACGGCGTCAGTATTACCAATGTGGTAGACAGCTTCATAGTTAACCAGTTGCATTTTGCACAAGTACCACGCTGGTTACTGTCTGGTATTTTGATTATCGGTATGATGTCTGTGATGGTCGCCGGTAAGAACCTGATGCTGAAGGTCACTCAGTTGCTGGTTTACCCATTGGTGATTATTTTGGCGTTCTTGGCGCTGTATATGGTACCGCACTGGAAAATTGATGCCCTGCTGACCTTACCTTCTGGTGGTGAGTTTATCGGAACGATCTGGCTGACGATTCCAGTACTGATTTTTGCCTTCAACCACTCGCCAGCGATCTCCCAGTTTGCGGTATCCCTGAAGCGTGAGCATGGTGAAAATGCGTCTCGTAAGGCTGATGTGATTTTACGTAACACCTCTATGATGCTGGTTGGCTTCGTGATGCTGTTCGTATTCTCTTGTGTGCTGTCACTGTCTCCAGCTCAGCTGGCAGAGGCTAAAGCGCAGAACTTACCGATTCTGTCTTACCTGGCAAACGTATATGACAGTGCCTTTATCACTTACTTTGCACCATTTATTGCTTTCATCGCCATTGTGTCTTCTTTCTTCGGCCATTACATGGGCGCCAGTGAAGGGATGCGCGGTATCATTACTAAGCAGATGGAATCCGCTGGTAAAGAGATTGATGACAAGAAACTGAATAAAGGTATTCTGGCTTTCATGTTCATCACTATCTGGGGTGTTGCGATTATCGACCCAAGTGTGCTGACCATGATTGAAGCTCTGGGTGGTCCAATTATTGCCGCCATCCTGTATCTGATGCCAATGTATGCGGTTTATAAAGTTGATGCACTGAAAGCGTATCGCGGCCGTATTAGCAATATCTTTGTCATCATCGCCGGTCTGGCATCCATGACAGCAATTTTGTACGGCATGCTGTAA
- a CDS encoding L-serine ammonia-lyase — MFSAFDIFKIGVGPSSSHTVGPMKAAKEFIDDLRSQGTLRDITRITVDVYGSLSLTGKGHHTDIAIIMGLGGNSPETVDIEAIPEFIQRVEQTGRLPVGLHCHTVDFPLGALVFHPEALPLHENGMKIHAWIGEQLAYSKTYYSIGGGFIVDEEHFGKEDETELAVAYPFHNAEELLSQCKEHGLSISKLMLENEKAFRSEEEIYSGFGRVWKVMLEGIERGCHTEGILAGPLKVPRRAPALYRQLVTGERLSSDPMVIIDWVNMFALAVSEENAAGGRVVTSPTNGAAGIIPAVLAYFDKFIHSVGQKECTKFYLAAAAIGSLYKRNASISGAEVGCQGEVGVACSMAAAGLAELMGASPAQVCIAAEIGMEHNLGLTCDPVAGQVQVPCIERNAIAAVKAVNSARMAMRRNSEPTVSLDKVIATMYETGKDMLPKYRETSQGGLAIKVLNVCD; from the coding sequence ATGTTTAGTGCATTTGATATTTTTAAGATTGGCGTCGGCCCTTCCAGCTCCCATACTGTGGGACCGATGAAAGCTGCCAAAGAATTTATTGATGATCTGCGCAGCCAAGGAACACTGCGGGATATCACCCGAATCACCGTAGACGTATACGGGTCTTTATCGCTGACGGGTAAAGGACACCATACCGATATCGCCATCATTATGGGGTTGGGGGGAAATAGCCCTGAAACCGTTGATATTGAAGCAATTCCTGAGTTTATTCAGCGAGTGGAACAGACCGGCCGCCTGCCGGTAGGGCTGCATTGCCATACCGTAGATTTTCCTCTGGGTGCCTTGGTCTTTCACCCAGAAGCTCTGCCTTTGCATGAAAATGGCATGAAGATCCATGCCTGGATTGGTGAACAGTTGGCATACAGTAAAACCTACTACTCCATCGGGGGGGGATTTATTGTTGATGAAGAGCATTTTGGTAAAGAAGATGAGACAGAGTTGGCTGTCGCATATCCATTTCATAATGCCGAAGAATTGCTGTCCCAGTGTAAAGAGCATGGTCTGAGCATCAGCAAGTTGATGCTGGAAAATGAAAAGGCTTTCCGCAGTGAAGAGGAAATTTACTCAGGTTTTGGCCGGGTATGGAAAGTGATGCTTGAAGGGATTGAGCGTGGTTGCCATACCGAAGGTATTTTGGCCGGTCCTTTGAAAGTGCCGCGTCGTGCGCCAGCGCTTTATCGCCAGTTGGTGACCGGTGAACGTCTGTCTTCAGATCCTATGGTCATTATTGATTGGGTCAATATGTTTGCCTTAGCGGTGAGCGAAGAAAATGCCGCAGGTGGCCGGGTTGTCACTTCGCCAACCAATGGTGCCGCAGGCATTATTCCAGCAGTATTGGCGTATTTTGATAAATTTATCCACAGTGTGGGCCAGAAGGAATGCACTAAGTTTTATCTGGCGGCTGCGGCCATTGGGTCGTTGTATAAGCGCAATGCCTCAATCTCAGGTGCTGAAGTCGGTTGTCAGGGCGAAGTGGGCGTTGCTTGCTCCATGGCGGCGGCTGGTTTGGCGGAGCTAATGGGAGCAAGTCCTGCTCAGGTATGTATTGCTGCTGAAATTGGTATGGAACACAACCTAGGGCTGACCTGTGATCCAGTGGCCGGTCAGGTGCAGGTGCCTTGTATTGAACGTAATGCTATTGCGGCGGTAAAAGCAGTTAACTCTGCCCGGATGGCGATGCGTCGTAACAGTGAGCCGACTGTAAGTCTGGATAAAGTCATTGCCACCATGTATGAGACAGGTAAGGACATGCTACCGAAATACCGGGAGACCAGTCAGGGTGGCCTGGCGATTAAGGTACTAAACGTGTGCGATTGA
- a CDS encoding GGDEF domain-containing protein — MLPDTINTGISVLEYTHIQLDLVRWVNQCALLKRYFHARDVLVIQTTSQGNEIIVTPPDGSSQCYTAGTLLAANNPIMRQIQQQFPHANPVRYAAPQLTQETDVTPNQEAIPLIVRPLIWPDGEHFGFLCVLQPEINDDTGMTAEMIEPFQLLLQQDLSLLCQSHRIEALSMREAKTGMLNHYGFIMMAPRQLSLGRRFGANAGVMMFELLPSDNISDRHHALLGNLLQSAVRAADIVAHDSPQQFIVLAFVYAESDLNIMLSRIKRQLDALEEGLALNCASHYFQPGSQTRLTDVMAEVKQQLSSHPLRHKPIATLAKQG, encoded by the coding sequence ATGCTGCCAGATACTATCAATACCGGGATCAGCGTACTGGAATACACCCATATTCAGTTAGATCTGGTTCGCTGGGTCAATCAGTGCGCCCTGCTGAAACGTTATTTCCACGCCCGTGATGTGCTGGTGATACAAACCACATCACAAGGGAATGAAATCATAGTAACGCCCCCTGATGGATCATCGCAGTGCTACACAGCCGGTACATTGCTAGCAGCAAACAATCCCATCATGCGCCAGATACAACAGCAATTTCCACATGCAAATCCAGTTCGTTATGCAGCACCGCAGTTAACTCAAGAAACGGACGTGACACCTAATCAAGAAGCAATACCGTTAATTGTTCGGCCACTGATTTGGCCTGATGGTGAACATTTTGGTTTTCTCTGCGTACTACAACCGGAAATCAATGACGATACCGGAATGACAGCGGAGATGATTGAACCTTTCCAGCTACTTTTGCAACAGGACTTATCTCTACTGTGCCAAAGCCACCGCATTGAGGCGCTATCAATGCGAGAAGCCAAAACCGGCATGCTCAATCACTATGGTTTTATTATGATGGCACCACGCCAATTAAGTTTGGGGCGGCGTTTTGGGGCTAATGCCGGTGTGATGATGTTTGAATTACTGCCCAGTGATAATATCAGTGACCGTCATCATGCACTACTGGGAAACCTACTACAAAGTGCAGTTCGGGCTGCCGATATCGTAGCGCACGACTCGCCCCAACAATTTATCGTATTAGCCTTTGTCTATGCCGAGTCTGATCTCAACATTATGCTCAGCCGAATTAAACGTCAGCTCGATGCGCTGGAAGAAGGCTTAGCACTCAACTGTGCCAGCCATTATTTTCAACCAGGTAGCCAGACCCGCCTCACTGACGTCATGGCTGAAGTGAAACAACAACTCTCCAGCCATCCCTTGCGGCATAAACCTATAGCAACACTGGCAAAACAGGGTTAA